The sequence below is a genomic window from Massilia oculi.
ACCAACCGCGACTTGCCGCAACTGCTCAGCTACGGCCAACCGGGCGGCGACCTGTTCCTCGAAGGGGGATCGGGCGTGCGCGAGATTTCCTTCCTGCGCAAACCCAGCCCCACCTGGCGCTTCGCGCGCGGACGCAGCGCGCACTGGCGCCTGATCTCGCTGCTTTCACTCAACCACCTGTCGCTGGCCGACGGCGGCGTCGAGGCCTTCCGCGAGATGCTGGCGCTGCACGACTTGCCGCGTTCGGCGGCGTCGACGCGCCAGGTCGGCGGCATCGGTGCGATCGCCTATGTGCCCACCAGCGCCTGGCTGTCCGGGAACCCCTTCAACTGCCTGGTGCGCGGGGTCGAGGTGCGCATCGCGATCGACGAGGAGGCGTTCGTGGGAAGCGGCATCCATGCCTTCGCCCACATCGTCGAGCGCTTCCTGGCGCTGTACGTGCACGCCAACAGCTTCACCCAGCTGGTGATCGTGTCCCACCGATCCGGAGAGGAGTTGCTGCGATGCGGGCCGAGAAGCGGCGAACTGAGTCTCCTGTAATCGAACGCCTGCTGCGCGAGCCGTGGCGCTTCGAGTTCTTCCAGGCGGTGCGCGTGCTCGAGCTGTGGCTCAAGCGCCGCGGCCTGGATCCGCATGGCCTGGTGGCCGACATGCTGCGGTTCCGGAACACCCTCTCCCTGGGTTTCCCGGCCAGCCAGCTCGAAGCCATCGAGCCCGAGCTGCGCGACCTCGAGGTCGGCATGCCCTTCGAGCTGCCGGTCGACGCCGCCGCGTTGGGCGAGGCGGTGCGCGAAGGGACCTTGCGCCGCGTGCACCTGACCCCCGCCTTCATGGGCCTGCTGGGCGCGCATGGCGTGCTGCCGGCCCACTATACCGAGCGCATCGCCGAGCACGGGGCGCGCCACAAGAACGAGGAAGAGGACGATGGCCCGCGCGCCTTCCTGGACGCATTCTCGAACCGCTCGCTGGCGCTGTTCTACGAAGCCTGGCGCAAGTACCGCTTGCCGTTCAAGTACCAGCTGGATGGCCAGGATGCCTTCCTGCCCCTGCTGCTGTCACTGGCCGGCCTCGGCGACGCCGCGCTGCGCCGGCGCCTGGCCGGCGCAGCCGACGGCGCCGTGCTGGACGAGTCGATCGGGTATTTCGCGGCCGCGATCCGGCACCAGGCGGTGTCCGCCGTGCAGCTGGCGCGGGTGCTGTCGGAATATTTCGGCGAACAGGTCGAGGCCGAGCAGTTCGTCGGCTCCTGGTACGACGTGCCGCCGGCGCAGCAGACCACGCTGGGCCAGGACAGCGCCGTTCTCGGCACGCGCGCGATCGCCGGCGCGCGCGTCTGGCAGCGCAGCCTGCGCCTGCGCCTGGTCGTGGGGCCGCTGGCGCATGCCGGCTTCCAGGGCTTCCTGCCGGGCGGCCTGGCGGCGCGGGCCCTCGGCAGCGTGCTGGCGCTGTTCACCGGCGTCGCGTTCGAATACGAGGTCGAGGTGGTGCTGCGCGCCGCCGACGTCCACAACACCACGCTGGACGAGCTGCATCCCGGCCGCCTCGGCTGGGACGCCTTCCTGGTGCTGGACGCCCCGCCGGGCGACCGCCACGACGTGCGCTATGCGCTGAACGCGGCCTGATTCGCTTGCGCGTCTGTCGAACGCACCACCGGCGCCCGATGGCGTATCCTGATGATGTCAGGCTTTGCGCCTCAATGAACGGGAATGGTGATGAGCGAACGTATCATCTCGGCGATCAAGCTGGGCGGCCAGCAACTGGCCGCCGTGGTCACGCTGCCGGGGCCGGAGCGCTATGAGTATTTCATCAAGCGCGTCGCCGACGCGCGCGAAGTGTGGGGGCTGTACCAGGACGGCTGGGCCCTGGCCAAGACGGACGACGGCACCCTGGTGTTTCCGATGTGGCCGGCGAGCGACTATGCCAGCCTGTGCGCCGAATACGAATGGGACGGTTATGACGCCCAGGCGTTCTCGCTCGAGGAACTGATCGACGAACTGCTGCCGCAGCTGGAAGAAGACCGGGTCTTGCCGGGCGTGTTCTATACCCCGGGCGACAAGGGCATCACGCCCAGCGTGGTCCAGCTGATCGGCGACCTCGAAGATGAGCTGAGGAGGACGTAGGCTTCACACCCGCCCCAGCAACTTCTCCACCACCTCCAGCTGCACCGGCTTGGTGAGATGGTGATCGAAGCCGGCCTCGCTCGAGCGCCGGCGGTCGCTCTCGGCGCCCCAGCCGGTCAGGGCCACCAGCACGATCCCGCCAAGTTCCTCCGTGGCGCGCATCGCGCGCGCCGTGTCGTAGCCGCTCATGCCGGGCATGCCGATGTCGAGGAAGGCGACCCGCGGGCGAAAATCCCGCGCCGCCTCCAGCGCCCCGTGGCCATCGTGCGCCACCCGGGTGACGTGGCCCAACGCTTCCAGGATCATCGACAGCGTCAGCGCGGCATCGACGTTGTCGTCCACCACCAGCACGTTCAATCCGGCGCCGCCGTCGCGGACCGGCGCCTCCTCGCCCTGCGGATGCGCAGCCCCGCCGTCGGCCGCCTCGGCCAGCGGCAGGCGCACCGTGAACACGCTGCCGGCGTTCGCGCCGCCGCTCTCGGCCACCACGCTGCCGCCATGCATTTCCACCAGGCGCCGCACCAGCGACAGGCCGATGCCGAGCCCGCCCTGCGAGCGGTCGACGGTGCGGCCGACCTGGCTGAACATGTCGAACACGCCGGCCAGCGCTTCGCCCGCGATCCCGACGCCGGTGTCGCTGACGGCGACCACCGCCTCGGGCCCATCGCGCCGCACCGACAGCCGGATGTGGCCGCGCGCCGGCGTGTACTTGGCGGCATTGTTGAGCAGGTTGGCCACCACCTGGGCGATCCGGGTGGCGTCGGCGTCCACCGGCAGCGGCAGGTCGGGCACGTCCAGATCGAGCGCGTGCTGGCCGGCTTCGATCAGCGGCAGGCTGGTCTCGACCGCGTTGGCCAGGATCGCGCGCAGGTCGGCGCGCTGGCGCTTGAGTTCGAGCTTGCCGCCGCTGATGCGGGCCACGTCGAGCAGGTCGTCGATCAGGTGCACCATGTGGCCGATCTGGCGCTCCATCATCTCCCTGACCTTGCCGACCGCCGCCGGATCGTCGCCGCCCAGACGCATCACCGACAGGCCGTTGCGGATCGGCGCCAGGGGATTGCGCAGCTCGTGCGCCAGCGTGGCCAGGAATTCGGTCTTGCGGCGGTCGGCCTCGGCCAGGTCGGCGGCCAGGCGGCGCAGCTCTTCCTCCGAGCGCTTGCGCGCCGTGATGTCGGAAAACAGCAGCGCCACCTTGCGGCTGTCCGATCCGCCGATGCGGTTGGCGTACACGTCGAACCAGCGGCCCATGGCCGGGGCCTCGTTCTCGAAGCGCGCCGGGATGCCGGTCAGCGCCACCTTTCCATAGGTTTCGAACCAGAAGTCGTCCAGGGCGGGCAGCATCTCGCGCGCGGTGCGGCCGACGGCGTCCACCAGGCCGGTGTGGCGCTCGAACATCGGATTCATCTCCAAAAAGCGGTAGTCGACGGCCTTGCCGGCGTCATCGAAGATCATCTCGAAGATGCAGAAGCCCTGGTCGACCGACTCGAACAGGGTGCGGTAGCGCTCCTCGCTGGCGCGCAGCCGATCCTGGACCTGCTTGCTCTCGGTGGTGTCGAGCACGATGGCGACCAGGCCCTCGAATTCGCCGTCTGGTCCGCGCAGGGCATTGACGCTGCTGGTGGCCGAGACCAGCGAACCGTTCTTGTGCAGATAGTACTTGTCGAGCGCCACGCCGGCGGCGCCGGCCTTCAGGCGCGCGAGCGCATCCTGGGTCTGGACGCGTGACTGCGGCGCGGTGACCTCGGTCACGCTCATGCCGATCAGCTCGGCCTCGCTGCGGCCCACCATCGCGCAATACTTCTGGTTCGCCAGCACGATGCGGCCGGCGGTGTCGATCTGGACCACCCCGGTGGCGGCCTGGCTGACGATCTTCTCGAAGCGCTCGCGGCTGGCGTGCAGCGCGCGTTCGGTCTCCTTGCGCTGCGATTCGTCCCGCACCTGTCCGCTGATATCGCGTAGAACGGCCAGCAGGTGCGGCGCCTGGCCGTCGCTTGCCTCGGTGCGGGTAACCACCACGTCCCACCACCTGGGCGTGCCGCGCACGGTCGGGCAGGCGGCGTTGAAACGCCCGGTGCCGCCAGCGCGCGCCGCGTCCAGGGCGGCTTGCACCGCCGGGCGGGCCGGCTGCGGCCAGTAGGCCGTCCACGCCCTGCCGCGCATCGTCCCGATGTCGTCGATCTCCATCGCGCGCAGGCCGTTGCGGTTGATCGCCAACACCGTGCCGTCCATGCCGAGCAGTTTCACGCAATCGGGAATCGCTTCGAACAGCGTCCATCCAGGGGTGATCGTGTCCTGCTGCGTCGTGGTGGCGCGGTGTTCCTGCATCTGTCTGTTCCAGGTAAAACGTTATCTATACCACAGCGGCGCAGTCAGTGGTATCCGCATCCGATGGCGGCGGGAGAATCTTGAAAATGCCGCGGAGAAAAGCAAGGGGGCCGACGCGCTGTCATCAAACTGTGATCAAACCGTCACAAAGTGGTCATGTTGCCTTACTACTATTCAGTGGCTTTCCTTTCCCACACTAGAAAACAGGATCCACTTCCGTGAACAAGCCGACCGATTTCGCCCGCATTCCTGCCGAACATGATGATGTCGATTCGAACAACTCGTCGAATGAACACTTCAGCGACGTTCTCCAGAAACGCCTGAGCCGCCGCAGCATGCTGCGCGGCGGCGCCGCAACGGCTGCGACCGCCCTGCTCGGCAGCTTCGGCCTGACCGCCTGCGGAGGTTCCGACGACGATCCTGTCACCCCGCCGACCAATCCGCCGACCAACACCACCCCGCCGCCGGCGCCGGTCGAAAAGCTGCTCGGCTTCACCGCCGTGGGCAAGAGCCTGGCCGATAAGGTGGTCGTCCCGGCCGGCTATACCGCCACCGTCCTGTACGCGCTGGGCGATCCGCTCACGAGCAGCACCCCGGCCTACAAGAACGACGGCACCGACACCGACTTCGAGAACCGCGCGGGCGACCACCATGACGGCATGGAATTCTTCTCGCTGTCGGACAGCGGCGGCGTCTCGACCAGCGGCGTCAGCCGCGGCCTGCTGGCGATGAACCACGAAGCCACCACCAACGAAGGCCTGGCCTCGTTCTTCGTGCACGCCAACGGGGGCACCAACACGCTGCCAAGGCCAAGCGCCGAAGTCGACAAGGAAATGGCGCTGCACGGCCTGTCGATCATCGAAGTGCGCAGCAACGGCGGCAAGTGGGAATACCTGCCGGGCTCGAGCTTCAACCGCCGCGTGCACCAGCAAACCGAAGTCCAGCTGTCGGGTCCGGTGCGCGGCAATGCCCTGGTCAAGACCAAGTACTCGCCGGACGGCACGAAATTCCGCGGCACGATCAACAACTGCGGCACCGGCCGCACCCCATGGAACACCTATCTGTCGGGCGAGGAAAACTGGGCCGGCTACTTCACCCGTTCCGCCACCGACAATGCCGCACGCGGCGACAAGAGCGTCGCTTCGCTCAACCGCTATGGCCTGGCGCAGGGCGCGGCCTCGCGCCACGGCTGGGAAACCGGCGGCGCGGACGACAAGTACCAGCGCTGGAACATCAGCAAGAAGGGCACGTCGCTTGACGGCAGCGACGATTATCGTAACGAGCTCAATGGCGAAGGCTATATCGTCGAGATGGACGCCTACGACAAGACCCGCGCGATCAAGAAGCGCACCGCGCTGGGCCGCTTCGCCCACGAAAGCGCCGCCTTCGGCCGTTTGACCGCCGGCCAGCCGCTGGCCGTCTACATGGGCGACGATTCGCGTGGCGAATACATGTACAAATTCGTCTCGACGGCGCCGTGGAACCCGGCCGACGCGGTCGCGGCGGATCGCATCGCCACCGGCGACAAGTACCTCGACAGCGGCAAGCTGTATGTGGCCAAGTTCAGCGCCGACGGCAAGGGCCAGTGGATCGAACTGAGCATCGCCAACAGCGCCATCGCCAACTTCGCGAACTACAAGTTCGCCGACCAGGCCGACGTGCTGGTCAACGCCCGTCTGGCCGCCGACGCCGTCGGCGCGACCAGGATGGACCGTCCGGAATGGTGCGCGGTGAATCCGGCCACCGGCGAGATCTATTACACGCTGACCAACAACAGCAACCGCCGCGTCGAGCCGAGCAGCTCGAGCCAGATGGCGCCGGACGCGGCCAACCCGCGTTCGTACACCGACATGAAGGGTTCGACCGCTCAGCTGGGCAACTCGAACGGCCACATCATCCGCGTGCGTGAAGACGCCGCCGGTTCGGCCGCCACCAGCTTTGCATGGGACGTCTACCTGTTCGGCGCCGAAGCCGCCGCCGACGCCGCCCGCATCAACCTGTCTGGCCTCTCCAACGACCAGGACTTCTCGAGCCCGGACGGCCTGGCCTTCAGCACCTCGACCGGCATCTGCTGGATCCAGACCGATGACGGCGCCTACACCGACGTCACCAACTGCATGATGGTGGCCGGCCTGCCGGGCAAGGTGGGCGACGGCAAGAAGGTCACCCTGAGCTATCCGAAGACCGACGGCTCGACCCTGAGCGTCGACACCTTCGTGGGCAAGGCCGCCAGCGCCGACACGCTCAAGCGCTTCCTGGTCGGCCCGGTCGGCTGCGAGCTGACCGGCATCACCGAGACCCCGGACGGCAAGGCGCTGTTCGTCAACATCCAGCACCCGGGCGAGAACACCGCCGCCGCGAACATCGGCGACGCCAGCAAGTACACCAGCCAGTGGCCGGCGAACGCGGGCTACGGCGCCGGCAAGCGTCCGCGCTCGGCGACCCTGGTCATCACCAAGAATGACGGCGGCCGCATCGGTTCGTAATCGTTCGCTGACTTCCTACCAGCCGTAAGGCCGAACGGGCCGGTTGCGCAGACAACCGGCCCTTTTTTATTGCGCGCACGATGGGCCAGCCCGGCCCGTGTCAGCACCAGGCGGATCGTCCGACCGGGAGCCCGCCATGCCTGCCCTGCCGTTATCGACCTACCTGCGCCTCGCGCGCGCCAGCGCCGCCTACGACGTCAACCAGATACTGCCCCTCGCCACGCCCTGGACCTACGCCCTGGACCTTCGCCCTGTTGCTCGACCGGCTGCCGCCGTTCGCGCCGCTGCACCTGTTGCTGGTTCCCGGGCTGCTGTGGGGCGTGGCGCAGTGGTTTCCGGTCGCTCAGGCGAGCGGCAGCAGCACGCCGCGCGCGGCCTTCACCAGCGCCGTTCCCATGCGCTCCAGCCGCGGCGGCTGAATGCGCCAGGCGTGCCAGTACAGCGGCACGTCGTGGTACAAGGCCGGGGCCAGGTCGACCAGTTCGCCATTCTCGAGAAACGCTCCGCACTGCTCTTCCGGCAGCATGCCGTAGCCCATGCCGTAGCGCACCGCGTGCACGAAGGGATCGCTGGCCGGCACGTAGTGAAACGGATAGGCGCCGTCCGGCAGCCCGAAATGGGTAAGCAGGAAAGCCGATTGCATCGCATCCTTGCGGTCGAACACCACCAGCGGCGCGCGCTGGGCCGCCCTGCGCGTCATCCCGGCCGGGAACCAGCGCCGCGCGAAGGTCGGAGAAGCCACCATCCGGTAGCGCATCACGCCAAGCGGGCTGGCGCTGCAGCCGCGCATCGGCTCGGTCTCTCCCGAGATGCAGGCCACCGCATGGCCGCCTTCCAGCAGCGCGAAGGTATGGCCCTGGTTGTCGAGGACGAATTCGACCAGCAGCCCTTCCGCATCGAGGATGGGCGCCAGCACCGGCAGCAGCCAGGTCGCCAGCGTGTCGTTGTTGACGGCCAGCGCGACCCGCGCCGGGCCGGGGTCGTCCTTCATCCCGGCCAAAAATTCCGATTCGAGCAGCGTCGAGCGGCGCAGGTACTGCAGCAGCCGCGCGCCGGGCGCGGTCGGGCGGCAGGGACGGCTGCGCACCAGCAGCGGCGTGCCCAGCTCCTGCTCGAGGGCCGCGATGCGTTGCGAGATCGCCGACGGCGTCACCTTGAGCTGGGCCGCGGCGCCCTCCAGGCTGCCGCAATCGATGGCGGCCAGGAAGGCGGCGCTGCGGCGGGGATCGATCGTCATTAGTTTTTCTTAAGTAGCTTGAATAATCATTAATATAATTGAATCCTGCCCGCCGGGCTGGGATAGTGGCGCCTTTACCAAAGGAGGCGGCCATGTTCTCGCATCAGGTTTATCTACAGGGGCTGGGCCTGGGCGCCGGCCTCATCATGGGCATCGGCGCCCAGAACGCCCATGTGCTGCGCACGGCGGTGCGCGGCCGCCACGTGCTGCCGACGGTCGTCACCTGCATCGTCGTCGACGTGATCCTGATCGCCGCCGGCACCGCCGGCCTGGGCGCCCTGATCGAGGCCTCGCCGCTCCTGACGTCGGTGGCGCGCTATGGCGGCGCCGTCTTCCTGCTCTGGTATGGCCTGCGCTGCTGGCGCAGCAGCCTGCGCGGCGGCGCCTCGCTGGCGGCCGACCCGGCGGCGCAGGCCCAGACCCTCGGCGCGGCGCTGGCGACCGTGCTGGCGCTGTCGCTGCTCAACCCGCACGTCTATCTCGACACCGTGGTGCTGCTGGGCGCCGTCGGCAGCAGCCTGGCGGCCGAGCAGCGTGGATCGTTCGCGCTGGGCGCCATGACGGCGTCGATCCTGTGGTTCGCGGCGATCGGCGTCGGTGCGCAGCGCTTCGCCCCGGTGCTGGCGCGGCCGGCAGTGTGGCGCGTGTTCGAAGCGCTCACCGGCGCCATGATGCTGGTGCTGGCGGCGTTGCTGCTGATAGACAGCTAAGCAAAAAAATGGGTCGGTGAGATGTTGTCCGGTGTAAAGTTGCCATTTGCCCATCTCACCGCCCGGAGGCTGCTTGAACCGCTTGACCCTGAACGCCCTCTCCCTGTGCCTGGCCGCCGCCGGCCTGTGTTCCGTCCATGCCGCCCACGCGGCCGACGTGATCATCAGCGCCGACCGCCTGCTCGACGTCAAGAGCGGCCGAATGATCCAGAACCCCGAGATACTGGTGCGCGACGGCAAGGTCGTCAGCCTCAAGCCGGATGCCGCCACGCCGGCCGCCGCCGATGCGACCCGCATCGCCCTGCCCGGCATGACCCTGCTGCCCGGCCTGATCGACATGCACGTGCACCTCGATGCCGACCCGACCTATGGCGGCTACAAGGGCCTCGAATACAACGACCGCTTCTGGTCGGCGCTGGCCGTGGCCCATGCGGGCAAGACCCTCGACGCGGGCTTCACCACCGTGCGCAACCTGGGCGCCTCGGACTGGAACGACGTCGGCCTGGGCCAGGCGATCGCCGCCGGCAAGGTGCGCGGCCCGCGCATCGTGCCGGCCGCCTGGTCGTTCGGCGCGACCGGCGGCCATTGCGACAGCACCTACTTCCCGCCGTCGATGGAAGAAAAGAACAAGTACAACGCCGACAGCCCGGACGAAGTACGCAAGTCGGTGCGCGAACTGCGCAAGTACGGCGCCCAGGTGATCAAGGTCTGCGCCACCGGCGGCGTCTTCTCGCGCAACACCGAACCGGGCCAGCAGCAGATGACCCTGGCCGAACTGC
It includes:
- a CDS encoding Xaa-Pro dipeptidase produces the protein MNRLTLNALSLCLAAAGLCSVHAAHAADVIISADRLLDVKSGRMIQNPEILVRDGKVVSLKPDAATPAAADATRIALPGMTLLPGLIDMHVHLDADPTYGGYKGLEYNDRFWSALAVAHAGKTLDAGFTTVRNLGASDWNDVGLGQAIAAGKVRGPRIVPAAWSFGATGGHCDSTYFPPSMEEKNKYNADSPDEVRKSVRELRKYGAQVIKVCATGGVFSRNTEPGQQQMTLAELRTAVEEAHQWGLQVAAHAHGAAGIKDAIRAGVNTIEHASLIDDEGIALAKKHGAWLSMDIYNGTYTALEGKKNGVLEDNLRKDREVTERQRQNFRKAHAAGVKMVFGTDAGVHPHGGNAKQFAVMVQYGMTPLQAIQAATVNAAEALARKDVGVVEPGRYADIVAVKGDPLVDVTLLEAPAVVIQGGAIVKGGAL
- a CDS encoding LysE/ArgO family amino acid transporter, translating into MFSHQVYLQGLGLGAGLIMGIGAQNAHVLRTAVRGRHVLPTVVTCIVVDVILIAAGTAGLGALIEASPLLTSVARYGGAVFLLWYGLRCWRSSLRGGASLAADPAAQAQTLGAALATVLALSLLNPHVYLDTVVLLGAVGSSLAAEQRGSFALGAMTASILWFAAIGVGAQRFAPVLARPAVWRVFEALTGAMMLVLAALLLIDS
- a CDS encoding PhoX family protein; its protein translation is MNKPTDFARIPAEHDDVDSNNSSNEHFSDVLQKRLSRRSMLRGGAATAATALLGSFGLTACGGSDDDPVTPPTNPPTNTTPPPAPVEKLLGFTAVGKSLADKVVVPAGYTATVLYALGDPLTSSTPAYKNDGTDTDFENRAGDHHDGMEFFSLSDSGGVSTSGVSRGLLAMNHEATTNEGLASFFVHANGGTNTLPRPSAEVDKEMALHGLSIIEVRSNGGKWEYLPGSSFNRRVHQQTEVQLSGPVRGNALVKTKYSPDGTKFRGTINNCGTGRTPWNTYLSGEENWAGYFTRSATDNAARGDKSVASLNRYGLAQGAASRHGWETGGADDKYQRWNISKKGTSLDGSDDYRNELNGEGYIVEMDAYDKTRAIKKRTALGRFAHESAAFGRLTAGQPLAVYMGDDSRGEYMYKFVSTAPWNPADAVAADRIATGDKYLDSGKLYVAKFSADGKGQWIELSIANSAIANFANYKFADQADVLVNARLAADAVGATRMDRPEWCAVNPATGEIYYTLTNNSNRRVEPSSSSQMAPDAANPRSYTDMKGSTAQLGNSNGHIIRVREDAAGSAATSFAWDVYLFGAEAAADAARINLSGLSNDQDFSSPDGLAFSTSTGICWIQTDDGAYTDVTNCMMVAGLPGKVGDGKKVTLSYPKTDGSTLSVDTFVGKAASADTLKRFLVGPVGCELTGITETPDGKALFVNIQHPGENTAAANIGDASKYTSQWPANAGYGAGKRPRSATLVITKNDGGRIGS
- a CDS encoding LysR family transcriptional regulator ArgP, with the translated sequence MTIDPRRSAAFLAAIDCGSLEGAAAQLKVTPSAISQRIAALEQELGTPLLVRSRPCRPTAPGARLLQYLRRSTLLESEFLAGMKDDPGPARVALAVNNDTLATWLLPVLAPILDAEGLLVEFVLDNQGHTFALLEGGHAVACISGETEPMRGCSASPLGVMRYRMVASPTFARRWFPAGMTRRAAQRAPLVVFDRKDAMQSAFLLTHFGLPDGAYPFHYVPASDPFVHAVRYGMGYGMLPEEQCGAFLENGELVDLAPALYHDVPLYWHAWRIQPPRLERMGTALVKAARGVLLPLA
- a CDS encoding hybrid sensor histidine kinase/response regulator, which produces MQEHRATTTQQDTITPGWTLFEAIPDCVKLLGMDGTVLAINRNGLRAMEIDDIGTMRGRAWTAYWPQPARPAVQAALDAARAGGTGRFNAACPTVRGTPRWWDVVVTRTEASDGQAPHLLAVLRDISGQVRDESQRKETERALHASRERFEKIVSQAATGVVQIDTAGRIVLANQKYCAMVGRSEAELIGMSVTEVTAPQSRVQTQDALARLKAGAAGVALDKYYLHKNGSLVSATSSVNALRGPDGEFEGLVAIVLDTTESKQVQDRLRASEERYRTLFESVDQGFCIFEMIFDDAGKAVDYRFLEMNPMFERHTGLVDAVGRTAREMLPALDDFWFETYGKVALTGIPARFENEAPAMGRWFDVYANRIGGSDSRKVALLFSDITARKRSEEELRRLAADLAEADRRKTEFLATLAHELRNPLAPIRNGLSVMRLGGDDPAAVGKVREMMERQIGHMVHLIDDLLDVARISGGKLELKRQRADLRAILANAVETSLPLIEAGQHALDLDVPDLPLPVDADATRIAQVVANLLNNAAKYTPARGHIRLSVRRDGPEAVVAVSDTGVGIAGEALAGVFDMFSQVGRTVDRSQGGLGIGLSLVRRLVEMHGGSVVAESGGANAGSVFTVRLPLAEAADGGAAHPQGEEAPVRDGGAGLNVLVVDDNVDAALTLSMILEALGHVTRVAHDGHGALEAARDFRPRVAFLDIGMPGMSGYDTARAMRATEELGGIVLVALTGWGAESDRRRSSEAGFDHHLTKPVQLEVVEKLLGRV
- a CDS encoding DUF2750 domain-containing protein, with amino-acid sequence MSERIISAIKLGGQQLAAVVTLPGPERYEYFIKRVADAREVWGLYQDGWALAKTDDGTLVFPMWPASDYASLCAEYEWDGYDAQAFSLEELIDELLPQLEEDRVLPGVFYTPGDKGITPSVVQLIGDLEDELRRT
- the tssG gene encoding type VI secretion system baseplate subunit TssG, translated to MRAEKRRTESPVIERLLREPWRFEFFQAVRVLELWLKRRGLDPHGLVADMLRFRNTLSLGFPASQLEAIEPELRDLEVGMPFELPVDAAALGEAVREGTLRRVHLTPAFMGLLGAHGVLPAHYTERIAEHGARHKNEEEDDGPRAFLDAFSNRSLALFYEAWRKYRLPFKYQLDGQDAFLPLLLSLAGLGDAALRRRLAGAADGAVLDESIGYFAAAIRHQAVSAVQLARVLSEYFGEQVEAEQFVGSWYDVPPAQQTTLGQDSAVLGTRAIAGARVWQRSLRLRLVVGPLAHAGFQGFLPGGLAARALGSVLALFTGVAFEYEVEVVLRAADVHNTTLDELHPGRLGWDAFLVLDAPPGDRHDVRYALNAA